In Rutidosis leptorrhynchoides isolate AG116_Rl617_1_P2 chromosome 2, CSIRO_AGI_Rlap_v1, whole genome shotgun sequence, one genomic interval encodes:
- the LOC139893832 gene encoding probable methyltransferase At1g29790 — MGSVSLKIGDGTARFKSASVCSSAVHILMLFSVITTNLFALYAFTYSPKPHSHQIHFLTHHHTHKNISLISEQVSLILREIDSSQKKLAQMEKHLLGYESIDLSTPHIPNELKLFLQKNQLPLGKDSRTGITEMVSSVGHSCYKSIDILSQYMNYKPDAACPDDWSLSQKLILKGCEPLPRRRCFGKIIPKSGLQPFPVSLWKNVSEKSFSWSGIGCKNLACLNSKKLNRDCAGCLDLNNGNENSRFVKSRGKNDFLIDDVLGLGSGGIRIGFDIGGGSGTFAARMAEKNVTIVTASLNIDAPFNEFIAARGVFPLYLSLDHRFPFYENIFDIIHVGNGLDISGGGSKLEFLMFDIDRVIRAGGLFWLDNFLCSNDEKRKNLTRLIERFGYKKLKWVVGEKINGAGNSEVYLSAVLQKPVRV; from the coding sequence ATGGGTTCAGTTTCTTTAAAAATTGGCGATGGAACAGCAAGATTCAAGTCTGCCAGCGTTTGTTCATCAGCTGTACATATTCTCATGTTATTTTCAGTCATAACCACAAATCTATTTGCTTTATATGCTTTCACTTACTCCCCCAAACCCCATTCACATCAGATTCACTTTCTTACTCATCATCATACCCATAAAAACATATCTTTAATATCAGAACAAGTTTCTTTAATCCTTAGAGAGATTGATTCATCCCAAAAAAAACTTGCCCAGATGGAAAAACATCTTCTTGGTTATGAAAGTATTGATCTTTCCACACCCCACATCCCAAATGAGCTTAAATTGttcttacaaaaaaatcaacttccTTTAGGTAAAGATTCAAGAACAGGGATCACTGAAATGGTTTCATCTGTGGGCCATTCTTGTTATAAATCTATAGATATATTGTCTCAATATATGAATTATAAACCAGATGCTGCTTGCCCTGATGACTGGAGTCTATCACAAAAGTTGATTTTGAAGGGTTGTGAGCCTTTACCAAGAAGAAGGTGTTTTGGGAAAATAATCCCTAAAAGTGGTCTTCAACCTTTTCCTGTTTCACTTTGGAAAAATGTTAGTGAAAAGAGTTTTAGTTGGAGTGGTATTGGTTGTAAGAATTTGGCTTGTTTAAATAGTAAGAAATTGAATAGGGATTGTGCAGGTTGCTTAGATTTGAATAATGGTAATGAGAATTCAAGATTTGTTAAATCAAGAGGTAAAAATGATTTCTTGATTGATGATGTGTTAGGTTTAGGAAGTGGTGGAATTAGAATTGGATTTGATATTGGTGGTGGATCTGGTACTTTTGCTGCTAGAATGGCTGAAAAAAATGTAACAATTGTGACTGCAAGTTTGAACATTGATGCACCTTTTAATGAATTTATTGCTGCTAGAGGTGTTTTTCCATTATACCTAAGTTTAGATCATAGGTTCCCATTTTATGAGAATATTTTTGATATAATTCATGTTGGAAATGGGCTTGATATTAGTGGGGGAGGTTCGAAACTTGAGTTCTTGATGTTTGATATTGATCGGGTCATTCGGGCTGGTGGGTTGTTTTGGTTGGACAATTTTCTTTGTTCTAATGATGAAAAAAGAAAAAACTTGACCCGTTTGATTGAACGGTTTGGGTACAAGAAACTTAAATGGGTTGTTGGTGAGAAGATTAATGGTGCAGGGAACTCTGAAGTTTACTTGTCTGCTGTTCTTCAGAAACCAGTAAGAGTTTGA